The genomic window TGGCCCCGGGAATGGTATTTCTAGTATTGATCCCGATGTTTCATCTTATCTGGTTTTTCTTCATAGTACTGAAAATGAGCAGTTCACTGCAACAAGAATTCATTGCACGTGACTGGAATACCCGTACTTTACTGTTTAATAAGATAACGGGAATCATCCTGGCCATCATTAGTGTGACAGGATTGGTCTTACTTCCAACAGCGATTTATTTACTAATGCAACTCTCGATTGATATGGAAAAACCAGCCAAAATCATTTGAACATTGTTGCTTTTTTATTTCTCGTCTTTTACATCGTATACTGGGTACATATTGGCAGGTATGGTGGCAAACTGCGGCGTTCATTTGACGAACGTCATCGGCCCAAAGCCAGCGCTACGATTTCGACGAATACGAACGTAAACGCCGTCGCAGGCAACGCAAGGATGAAGATGAAGTAGATGAAGATTGAGAAGGTAGTAAACCACCTGGATAAACGAGAAAAGCAGAACATCGACTTCGCAAACAACAGGCGAAACGAATGCGACAAATCAGGCCGGCTTCTTTTCTCGCAGTTTCCGCATGACTAGTGTGCGGCCACTGTTCTTGAATACCACCTGGTTCATGTAATATCTCATCAGCAACAGGCCCCGCCCGCAGGGTCGTTCCAGATTCTCCGGTGCGGTGGGATCAGGAACATCTTCCGGATCAAAGCCGCTCCCTTCATCGCTGATTTCGATTTCAAACCATTCGTGGTTAAATTCGTACCGAACAGTCACCGTTTTATCGGGATCCAGTTGGTTGCCGTGTTTGATTGCGTTTACCAGTGCCTCTTCTACTGCCATTTTAATGGCGAAGTGGTGCTCTTCCGGAAAAACCACTTCCTGTAACGCTGTGCTGATTTCGTCTTGAATTTTCCGCACAACGGAAAGATCACTAGGAAGAACGGCTTCACGACCAGTAGTTGCCATAACATTTTACCACTAGGTTAGAATCGCCTTCAGAAAGGATAGACGTGCGTGATGCACCCGTAATGACATTATAGCACCCAACTGCTAGAAGGAGTCGAGGCCCTGTTGTTCCGATTTGGTAATCGTGAAAATTTTGTCCAGATTTGTCAAAGAAAAGACTTCCATGATGTCGCTGGCAATTTCACAAAGAACCAATTTGCCACGCACTGCGTCTACTTTGCGTTTCATGGCCATTAACTTGCCGAGTGCGGCACTGGAAAGAAATTCCACGTTGCTGAAGTTCAACAGAATCTTGCGGCGGCCCAGTTCGTCCACCAGACGGAACAGATCGTCGCCAATTTTCTGGATGTTCTGCTCATCCAGAATCTTTTTGTCCACAAAGTTGACAATCGAAATATCGCCATTGTCTTCCACTTCTAATCGACGGCTCATTGATTCGCTCCCGTTGGGGTGGGCCTGTAGGTATCTTTCACGTTTTGTTAATTTTCAAGGGAACATCGTTATCTGTCAAGCAGTTACGAACGAAATCCAAAAAATCTGGAAAAAGTTCTCATTCCGACACGTCGCACCACTTCAGTGCGGCAGTCAGCCCACTCAGGGCATCGCGGGTGGGGATAAATTCCTGCCCCACAAACCCAGTGTAACCGTTTTTCAGCAATTGTCGCATGACGGCGGGATAAAAAATCTCCTGATTCTCATCCAGTTCGCCACGACCCGGG from Zavarzinella sp. includes these protein-coding regions:
- a CDS encoding ATP-binding protein, whose translation is MATTGREAVLPSDLSVVRKIQDEISTALQEVVFPEEHHFAIKMAVEEALVNAIKHGNQLDPDKTVTVRYEFNHEWFEIEISDEGSGFDPEDVPDPTAPENLERPCGRGLLLMRYYMNQVVFKNSGRTLVMRKLREKKPA
- a CDS encoding STAS domain-containing protein, translated to MSRRLEVEDNGDISIVNFVDKKILDEQNIQKIGDDLFRLVDELGRRKILLNFSNVEFLSSAALGKLMAMKRKVDAVRGKLVLCEIASDIMEVFSLTNLDKIFTITKSEQQGLDSF